One Hevea brasiliensis isolate MT/VB/25A 57/8 chromosome 5, ASM3005281v1, whole genome shotgun sequence genomic region harbors:
- the LOC110634343 gene encoding large ribosomal RNA subunit accumulation protein YCED homolog 1, chloroplastic isoform X1, producing the protein MSSVIFTSSIAPNSVVNRFKVHNLVYQKNSLSNPRFSIVHYKCSWVSVVDICKIFGNNSRSIQNLTARDSMDPKNQRFTDVSLDWEDQEQEDPEDIGSPWNGALIYKRNPSISHLEYCTTLERLGLEKLSTEISKSRASIMGLRVTKAVKDYPLGTPVQISIDVTRKKQKWRLDGIVKTVITLDCNRCGEPTAKSIFSSFSLLLTEKPIEEPEIINMGVIFGEDRFKSSMASGEEEEDDDDASIDWDDRLHFPPEETEVDISKQIRDLVHVEITIDTICDPSCKGLCLKCGTNLNTSSCSCSKEKNKETSYGPLKDLRKQMQSKDKNA; encoded by the exons ATGTCATCTGTAATCTTCACATCCTCAATAGCTCCAAACTCAGTTGTTAACAGATTCAAGGTACACAATTTGGTATATCAGAAGAATTCTTTGTCCAATCCCAGGTTTTCCATTGTTCATTACAAATGTTCATGGGTTAGTGTGGTAGATATATGTAAAATCTTTGGAAACAATTCACGCAGTATTCAAAACTTAACTGCAAGAGATTCCATGGACCCTAAAAATCAGAGGTTCACTGATGTATCTTTGGATTGGGAAGATCAAGAGCAAGAAGACCCTGAAGATATAGGGTCACCATGGAATGGTGCATTAATTTACAAGAGAAACCCTTCAATTTCACATTTAGAGTACTGTACAACCTTGGAGAGGCTGGGGCTAGAGAAACTTTCAACTGAGATTTCAAAGTCAAGGGCTTCAATTATGGGATTACGTGTCACAAAAGCTGTGAAGGATTATCCACTTGGAACTCCTGTTCAGATCTCCATTGATGTGACAAGGAAGAAGCAAAAGTGGAGGCTTGATGGGATTGTTAAGACTGTTATCACTCTAGATTGCAACAG GTGCGGTGAACCAACTGCCAAGAGCATATTTTCCAGCTTCTCTCTATTACTAACCGAGAAACCCATTGAAGAACCAGAGATTATCAATATGGGAGTGATCTTTGGTGAAGATAGATTTAAATCTTCTATGGCAAGtggtgaggaagaagaagatgatgatgatgcaTCAATCGATTGGGATGACAGGTTGCACTTTCCTCCTGAAGAAACGGAAGTTGATATTTCAAAGCAAATAAGAGACCTAGTACATGTAGAAATTACCATCGATACAATATGTGATCCAAGCTGCAAAGGTCTGTGCCTCAAGTGTGGTACAAATTTGAACACTAGTAGTTGTAGCTGTAGCAAAGAGAAGAATAAAGAGACAAGTTATGGCCCTCTTAAAGATCTGAGAAAACAAATGCAATCAAAAG ACAAGAATGCATAG
- the LOC110634343 gene encoding large ribosomal RNA subunit accumulation protein YCED homolog 1, chloroplastic isoform X2 produces the protein MSSVIFTSSIAPNSVVNRFKVHNLVYQKNSLSNPRFSIVHYKCSWVSVVDICKIFGNNSRSIQNLTARDSMDPKNQRFTDVSLDWEDQEQEDPEDIGSPWNGALIYKRNPSISHLEYCTTLERLGLEKLSTEISKSRASIMGLRVTKAVKDYPLGTPVQISIDVTRKKQKWRLDGIVKTVITLDCNRCGEPTAKSIFSSFSLLLTEKPIEEPEIINMGVIFGEDRFKSSMASGEEEEDDDDASIDWDDRLHFPPEETEVDISKQIRDLVHVEITIDTICDPSCKGLCLKCGTNLNTSSCSCSKEKNKETSYGPLKDLRKQMQSKG, from the exons ATGTCATCTGTAATCTTCACATCCTCAATAGCTCCAAACTCAGTTGTTAACAGATTCAAGGTACACAATTTGGTATATCAGAAGAATTCTTTGTCCAATCCCAGGTTTTCCATTGTTCATTACAAATGTTCATGGGTTAGTGTGGTAGATATATGTAAAATCTTTGGAAACAATTCACGCAGTATTCAAAACTTAACTGCAAGAGATTCCATGGACCCTAAAAATCAGAGGTTCACTGATGTATCTTTGGATTGGGAAGATCAAGAGCAAGAAGACCCTGAAGATATAGGGTCACCATGGAATGGTGCATTAATTTACAAGAGAAACCCTTCAATTTCACATTTAGAGTACTGTACAACCTTGGAGAGGCTGGGGCTAGAGAAACTTTCAACTGAGATTTCAAAGTCAAGGGCTTCAATTATGGGATTACGTGTCACAAAAGCTGTGAAGGATTATCCACTTGGAACTCCTGTTCAGATCTCCATTGATGTGACAAGGAAGAAGCAAAAGTGGAGGCTTGATGGGATTGTTAAGACTGTTATCACTCTAGATTGCAACAG GTGCGGTGAACCAACTGCCAAGAGCATATTTTCCAGCTTCTCTCTATTACTAACCGAGAAACCCATTGAAGAACCAGAGATTATCAATATGGGAGTGATCTTTGGTGAAGATAGATTTAAATCTTCTATGGCAAGtggtgaggaagaagaagatgatgatgatgcaTCAATCGATTGGGATGACAGGTTGCACTTTCCTCCTGAAGAAACGGAAGTTGATATTTCAAAGCAAATAAGAGACCTAGTACATGTAGAAATTACCATCGATACAATATGTGATCCAAGCTGCAAAGGTCTGTGCCTCAAGTGTGGTACAAATTTGAACACTAGTAGTTGTAGCTGTAGCAAAGAGAAGAATAAAGAGACAAGTTATGGCCCTCTTAAAGATCTGAGAAAACAAATGCAATCAAAAGGTTAG